A window of the Torulaspora globosa chromosome 6, complete sequence genome harbors these coding sequences:
- a CDS encoding uncharacterized protein (ancestral locus Anc_7.526) encodes MKPIVSATSAWACTILSAFGVVILSVIAHLFNTNHESFVGSINDPEDGPAVAHTVFLAALVYLIFFAFCGFQVYLTRRKQSIALR; translated from the exons ATGAAGCCAATTGTATCA GCCACAAGTGCTTGGGCTTGCACGATTCTGTCAGCCTTTGGTGTCGTTATATTGTCTGTGATCGCCCATTTATTCAATACCAACCACGAATCCTTTGTCGGTTCCATCAATGATCCTGAAGATGGCCCTGC TGTAGCTCATACCGTTTTCCTGGCTGCATTGGTCTACctgatcttctttgcatTCTGCGGCTTCCAAGTTTATTTAACCAGGAGAAAGCAGTCAATTGCATTGCGCTGA
- the JIP5 gene encoding Jip5p (ancestral locus Anc_7.525), with translation MSIRSAGGRPMGKKSKLPMSAVEEPLAEWRFPQPVFQMVLHPERPMLLCGLADGHVYCYSYDAARLQQTLAENKKQRDRDGQQSLWTCVEAGDEESPEGVRLEWRTRRHRGSVRCMCLDADGTYVYSVGTDNVLKKARSDTGKVVQKVTLREQTCGFTKMAKSATHAYLLLGDEDGNVTVVNSETLKRTNRIVKIHGGDAINDIFQFAKRSVHKYISLGQTTLAYWDARECGDDDAKRKVVVSDNQEDEMLCGAFVDPEAGDTVVCGMGEGVLTVWKPNKNDLEDQMNRIKICQNESVDCVVPTLQDDDAVWCGCSDGKIYKADVKRGRVVEVRTHSDDDEVTFIDLDYEYRVVSGGMDKIVLWQSIDEKDASSSESDAEQAPTAESDNDVSSDAEITDDSSSDSEDGTVLVGLSREELIAELDKDLAGDDTDEQKPEEPRKNKNKKRKLAGKQASSHGIAKFEGL, from the coding sequence ATGAGCATTCGTTCAGCTGGCGGACGGCCGATGGGCAAGAAGAGCAAGTTACCGATGAGCGCCGTGGAGGAGCCGCTGGCGGAATGGCGGTTTCCGCAGCCGGTTTTCCAGATGGTGCTGCACCCTGAGAGACCGATGCTGCTGTGCGGGCTGGCAGACGGGCACGTCTACTGCTACTCATACGATGCGGCGCGGTTGCAGCAGACATTGGcagagaacaagaagcagCGAGACAGAGACGGGCAGCAGAGCTTGTGGACGTGTGTGGAGGCAGGAGACGAGGAGTCGCCGGAGGGCGTCCGGCTGGAGTGGCGGACCAGGAGACACCGGGGCAGCGTGAGGTGCATGTGTCTGGACGCAGACGGCACGTACGTGTACTCTGTCGGGACGGACAAcgtgttgaagaaggcgcGCAGTGATACGGGGAAGGTTGTGCAGAAGGTGACGCTCAGAGAGCAGACGTGCGGGTTCACCAAGATGGCCAAGTCTGCCACACACGCGTATCTGTTGCTCGGCGACGAGGACGGCAACGTGACGGTGGTGAACAGCGAGACGCTGAAACGAACCAACAGGATCGTGAAGATTCACGGCGGCGACGCGATCAACGACATCTTTCAGTTCGCGAAGCGGTCTGTTCACAAGTACATCTCGCTGGGCCAGACAACGCTTGCGTACTGGGACGCCAGGGAGTGTGGCGACGACGACGCGAAGCGGAAGGTGGTCGTGAGCGACAACCAGGAGGACGAGATGCTCTGCGGCGCGTTTGTGGACCCCGAGGCCGGCGACACCGTGGTGTGCGGCATGGGGGAGGGCGTTTTGACCGTTTGGAAACCGAACAAGAACGATCTCGAGGACCAAATGAACCGAATTAAGATTTGCCAGAACGAAAGCGTCGACTGCGTCGTGCCGACGCTGCAGGACGACGACGCCGTGTGGTGCGGCTGCTCCGACGGCAAAATATACAAGGCGGACGTCAAGCGCGGGCGGGTGGTCGAAGTGAGAACGCATagcgacgacgacgaggtGACGTTCATCGACCTCGATTACGAGTACAGGGTCGTTTCCGGAGGCATGGACAAGATCGTGCTATGGCAATCGATCGATGAAAAGGACGCGTCAAGCTCTGAAAGTGACGCAGAGCAGGCGCCGACCGCTGAAAGCGATAATGATGTGTCAAGCGACGCGGAGATCACGGACGATTCGAGCTCCGACAGCGAGGACGGCACCGTCTTGGTTGGGCTGTCCAGAGAAGAACTGATTGCAGAACTTGACAAGGACTTGGCTGGAGACGACACTGACGAACAGAAGCCTGAGGAGCCCCGGAAaaacaagaacaaaaaGCGGAAACTGGCTGGGAAGCAGGCCAGCTCACATGGAATAGCGAAGTTCGAGGGTTTGTAG